In Vibrio echinoideorum, the following proteins share a genomic window:
- a CDS encoding CehA/McbA family metallohydrolase → MTQFQGELPFGRVRIPFDVPTGSHSVVITGTTVKKGFLYAAAYDANQAFRGKVLFEKAYKSLTIQQQDSGLGAIDGAISSGEWFLELYNLEGEFRTERAMQYQVDVLYSDELVNHSNELGTDGIESELELNPTVTTDHDIEFDYSHMLSSDSRWYRGDLHAHTQLSDGHNTLAAAKDIVESQGLDFFFFTEHNICQPKLPVSKQCLFLPALEVTTDLGHFNVHGPVKSLDLRDVEHSSQATMEAGLNLVRNGHSSLGINHPMMKPWHWHYDQVDLSQVSTFEVCCDPTWSTSPKATEEALLVLNEMWNCGQRITAIGGSDSHLEPHERNPKSDEPSIYGDPSTFVYSHGLSGEGILSGLRNGQVYLERRCGLKFDINLGDLLPGNDSQGLALTYRIAVTDSESPYYAECVVDGEIVDRIALNDELQSIHIEEGYRWSRVDIRRGDLPFSIGSNSTQSSSNENEFEGCINAVFDGKQPEFNQPLVRTWGELMERMSRDEV, encoded by the coding sequence ATGACCCAATTTCAAGGTGAGCTGCCGTTTGGCAGAGTACGTATCCCTTTCGATGTGCCAACAGGTTCTCACAGCGTAGTGATTACAGGCACGACGGTGAAAAAAGGATTCTTGTACGCGGCGGCATACGATGCCAACCAAGCATTTCGTGGCAAGGTGCTGTTTGAAAAAGCGTACAAGTCACTCACTATCCAACAGCAAGACTCCGGGTTAGGCGCGATTGATGGTGCCATTTCATCGGGCGAGTGGTTCTTAGAACTTTACAATCTCGAAGGTGAGTTTCGCACCGAGCGCGCGATGCAATATCAAGTCGATGTGCTTTATTCTGATGAGTTAGTTAATCATTCTAATGAGCTAGGTACTGACGGAATTGAGAGTGAGTTAGAGCTGAACCCAACGGTCACCACTGATCACGATATCGAGTTCGATTACAGCCACATGCTGAGTTCTGACTCTCGCTGGTATCGAGGTGATTTACACGCCCACACTCAGCTTTCAGATGGCCATAACACCTTGGCAGCGGCTAAAGATATTGTCGAATCACAAGGGCTCGATTTCTTCTTCTTTACCGAGCACAACATCTGCCAACCTAAGCTGCCTGTATCAAAGCAATGCTTGTTCTTACCCGCGTTAGAAGTAACGACAGACCTAGGACACTTCAATGTTCATGGCCCAGTTAAGTCTTTAGACCTGAGGGACGTTGAACACAGCAGCCAAGCGACCATGGAAGCCGGATTAAATCTAGTTAGAAATGGACACAGCTCCCTTGGCATTAATCACCCAATGATGAAGCCGTGGCATTGGCATTACGATCAAGTGGATCTCAGCCAAGTGTCTACGTTTGAAGTGTGCTGCGACCCTACTTGGTCAACCTCGCCGAAAGCGACCGAAGAGGCGTTATTGGTTCTCAATGAAATGTGGAATTGTGGCCAGCGCATTACTGCGATTGGCGGCAGTGATTCACACCTTGAGCCTCATGAGCGTAATCCGAAATCAGATGAGCCTTCCATCTATGGCGACCCATCGACCTTCGTTTACAGCCACGGTTTGAGTGGCGAAGGCATCTTGTCTGGTTTGCGTAACGGACAAGTCTATCTGGAGCGCCGTTGCGGCTTGAAGTTTGATATCAACTTGGGAGACTTGCTGCCAGGTAACGACTCTCAAGGGCTGGCACTTACTTATCGTATCGCAGTCACTGATTCAGAAAGCCCTTACTACGCGGAGTGCGTAGTTGATGGCGAGATCGTAGATCGAATCGCTCTCAACGATGAACTGCAAAGTATCCATATCGAAGAAGGGTATCGTTGGAGCCGCGTCGATATTCGTCGTGGAGATCTTCCATTCTCAATAGGATCGAACAGCACTCAATCTTCATCGAATGAGAATGAATTTGAAGGCTGCATCAATGCCGTATTCGACGGTAAACAACCAGAATTTAACCAACCCCTAGTGCGTACTTGGGGAGAACTAATGGAGCGAATGAGCCGTGATGAAGTTTAA
- a CDS encoding HAD family hydrolase, with the protein MKFKAMLFDKDGTLLEFHKMWLNVSRGACERVKSYSDQHQGNQTVTPAELLLAIGVEGDVVDNYGLLASNPVEDTAIAWFNMLQPNVSLTEFTKVTKAAFNDEVEANPGWIEALPGVTEKLGLFKQQGMILGIATADTKDSTIYTLEQSGLSEMFDYVGYSDGDIEPKPAPALLNAFCEQCGIEPHEVIMFGDTVSDMEFGRNAGASNVGVLTGTAQQSELEPVADLVIASVAHFELNQLQERSLSV; encoded by the coding sequence ATGAAGTTTAAGGCGATGTTATTTGATAAAGACGGCACATTGTTAGAGTTCCACAAGATGTGGCTCAACGTTTCTCGTGGTGCTTGTGAGCGTGTGAAATCATACAGTGACCAGCATCAAGGTAATCAAACTGTCACACCTGCTGAGTTACTCTTGGCCATTGGTGTGGAAGGTGATGTGGTTGATAACTATGGACTATTAGCTTCAAACCCAGTGGAAGATACCGCGATAGCGTGGTTTAACATGCTGCAACCCAATGTCTCGCTTACTGAGTTTACCAAGGTGACCAAAGCGGCGTTCAATGACGAAGTGGAAGCGAACCCAGGCTGGATTGAAGCGCTACCGGGAGTGACTGAAAAGCTTGGTCTGTTCAAGCAACAAGGCATGATTTTAGGCATCGCGACCGCAGACACCAAAGACTCGACCATCTACACGCTCGAGCAATCGGGTTTGAGCGAGATGTTCGATTATGTCGGTTACTCCGATGGCGATATCGAACCGAAGCCAGCGCCCGCACTGCTCAATGCATTCTGTGAACAATGCGGTATTGAGCCACACGAAGTGATCATGTTTGGTGACACGGTTTCAGATATGGAGTTTGGACGTAACGCAGGCGCAAGCAATGTTGGCGTGCTGACAGGAACCGCACAACAGAGCGAGTTAGAACCTGTGGCGGATCTGGTTATCGCATCAGTTGCCCATTTTGAGCTCAATCAACTGCAAGAACGCAGCCTAAGCGTTTAA
- a CDS encoding ABC transporter ATP-binding protein produces MAEVTLRGVEKTYPNGFKAVHGVDLNIREGEFMVFVGPSGCAKSTTLRMIAGLEDISEGDVYIGDKRVNELPPKDRGISMVFQNYALYPHMSVYENMAFGLKQQKLPKHEINKRIEDAAKTLDIEHLLNNKPGEMSGGQRQRVALGRAMVRKPDVFLFDEPLSNLDAKLRVSTRVSIAQLHNNLKQEGQNATMIYVTHDQVEAMTLGDRICVLNQGEIMQVDTPMNLYQYPANKFVAGFIGSPAMNLIKVRVDEIDGVMNVVSESGARWTLPQDKQAIAREKAGEWLWFGVRPEHIQLANHDAPLSEVNTQTHRLDVVESMGNELYLYFKVGSDKLVARVPFDANRIANSGEETVLHFNTLQCHLFDLETEESLVSQV; encoded by the coding sequence ATGGCTGAAGTCACACTGAGAGGGGTAGAGAAAACCTACCCAAATGGTTTTAAGGCCGTGCACGGTGTCGATCTGAATATTCGCGAAGGTGAGTTCATGGTGTTTGTTGGGCCGTCTGGCTGCGCAAAATCCACGACGCTTCGTATGATCGCAGGCCTTGAAGATATCTCAGAAGGCGATGTCTACATTGGCGACAAGCGTGTGAATGAGCTGCCACCTAAAGATCGTGGCATCTCCATGGTGTTTCAAAATTACGCGCTTTATCCGCACATGTCGGTGTACGAAAATATGGCTTTTGGCCTTAAGCAGCAGAAGCTGCCAAAGCATGAAATCAATAAACGTATTGAAGATGCAGCCAAGACGTTGGATATCGAACATCTGCTAAATAACAAGCCGGGTGAAATGTCCGGCGGTCAAAGGCAGCGTGTGGCTCTAGGTCGTGCGATGGTGCGCAAGCCAGATGTATTTCTGTTTGATGAGCCTCTGTCTAACTTAGACGCTAAGCTGCGTGTTTCAACGCGTGTCAGCATTGCGCAGCTACACAATAACCTGAAGCAAGAAGGACAGAATGCCACCATGATCTACGTGACACACGATCAGGTGGAAGCCATGACTCTTGGTGATCGTATCTGTGTATTGAATCAAGGTGAGATCATGCAAGTCGATACGCCGATGAATCTTTATCAGTATCCAGCGAACAAGTTTGTCGCAGGCTTTATTGGCTCGCCAGCCATGAACCTTATCAAGGTGAGAGTGGACGAGATTGACGGTGTGATGAACGTGGTATCGGAAAGTGGTGCACGTTGGACGCTACCACAAGATAAGCAGGCTATCGCTCGTGAAAAAGCAGGAGAGTGGCTGTGGTTTGGTGTTCGCCCTGAGCATATTCAATTGGCCAATCACGATGCTCCATTGTCTGAGGTGAATACTCAAACGCACAGGCTTGATGTTGTCGAGTCTATGGGTAACGAGCTTTATCTCTACTTTAAAGTTGGATCTGACAAGCTGGTGGCGCGTGTTCCGTTTGATGCGAATCGCATTGCAAACAGTGGCGAAGAGACCGTGCTCCATTTTAACACGCTACAGTGTCACTTGTTTGATTTGGAAACCGAAGAGTCGCTTGTTTCTCAAGTCTGA
- a CDS encoding fructose-specific PTS transporter subunit EIIC, translating into MSTLANQATNTSSNSNNKNNSSDYKKILSTMKGHLLFGTSHMLPFIVAGGVLLALAVMASGKGAVPADGLLADISNIGIKGLVLFPIILGGFIGYSIADKPALAPAMISSGIMADMGGGFLGCIVAGFIAGGVVFQLKKIPLSANMTALGAYFIYPLLGTLISAGIVLWGIGEPIKLFMSSMNEFLASMAGASKMVLGTILGGMTAFDMGGPINKVATLFAQTQVDTQPWLMGGVGIAICTPPLGMALATFLFKNKFSKQEQEAGKAAAIMGSIGISEGAIPFAANDPMRVLPSIVAGGIVGCVFGFMTDVLLHAPWGGLITAPVSSNIPMYVVGIALGSLTTAVIVGFWKPVAVETDEDMAEAPVQAQAAPVAGEGEYDIVAVTCCPSGVAHTFMAAKALEKAGLAAGLKIKVETQGQNGIQNRISDLDVANARLVILAHDIQVKDAHRFANANVIECSTKEAMKKAATMVAI; encoded by the coding sequence ATGAGCACCCTAGCAAATCAAGCTACCAATACCAGTAGCAATTCTAATAATAAGAATAATAGTAGCGACTATAAAAAAATCCTCAGTACCATGAAAGGCCATCTGCTTTTCGGAACCTCACACATGCTACCTTTCATCGTAGCCGGTGGTGTTCTATTGGCTTTAGCGGTAATGGCATCAGGCAAAGGCGCTGTACCTGCAGACGGCCTGCTAGCAGACATCTCCAATATCGGTATCAAAGGCCTTGTTCTTTTCCCAATCATTCTTGGCGGCTTTATTGGTTACTCAATTGCAGATAAACCAGCGCTAGCTCCTGCTATGATTTCTTCTGGCATCATGGCTGACATGGGCGGCGGCTTCCTTGGCTGTATCGTGGCAGGCTTTATCGCCGGTGGCGTCGTCTTCCAGCTTAAGAAGATCCCACTTTCTGCGAACATGACAGCGCTGGGTGCGTACTTCATCTACCCGCTTCTAGGCACTTTAATCTCTGCAGGTATCGTATTGTGGGGCATCGGTGAGCCAATCAAACTGTTCATGTCTTCTATGAACGAGTTCTTAGCTTCAATGGCTGGCGCATCTAAGATGGTTCTAGGCACAATCCTTGGAGGTATGACTGCGTTTGATATGGGCGGCCCTATCAACAAAGTAGCGACCCTATTTGCTCAAACTCAAGTAGACACACAACCGTGGCTAATGGGCGGCGTAGGCATCGCGATTTGTACGCCACCTCTAGGTATGGCACTGGCGACTTTCCTATTCAAAAACAAGTTCTCTAAACAAGAGCAAGAAGCAGGTAAAGCAGCAGCAATCATGGGTTCTATCGGTATCTCTGAGGGTGCTATCCCATTCGCAGCGAATGACCCAATGCGCGTACTTCCTTCAATCGTTGCCGGCGGTATCGTTGGTTGTGTGTTCGGCTTCATGACAGACGTTCTACTGCACGCACCGTGGGGCGGCCTAATTACGGCACCAGTATCAAGCAACATTCCAATGTACGTCGTCGGTATTGCACTTGGCTCACTAACCACAGCCGTTATCGTTGGCTTCTGGAAACCAGTGGCTGTTGAAACCGATGAAGACATGGCTGAAGCGCCAGTACAAGCTCAAGCGGCTCCTGTAGCAGGCGAAGGCGAGTACGACATCGTAGCAGTAACATGTTGTCCTTCTGGTGTTGCACACACCTTCATGGCAGCAAAAGCACTAGAGAAAGCAGGTTTAGCAGCAGGCCTTAAGATTAAGGTAGAAACACAAGGTCAAAACGGTATTCAGAACCGCATCAGCGACCTAGATGTGGCTAACGCAAGGCTGGTTATCTTGGCTCACGATATTCAAGTGAAAGACGCACACCGCTTTGCTAACGCGAACGTGATTGAATGCTCGACTAAGGAAGCGATGAAGAAAGCCGCGACTATGGTCGCTATTTAA
- a CDS encoding PTS sugar transporter subunit IIA, with protein sequence MITQLTNVNLINNNLQAKNKKELFEELAGMLFENKRISSKEAFLADIEVRESQSITSMDGIAYPHSKSKAVTEPAIAVGVKREGIEYGDDDGINPTVLFMIASPDNGADHHIYVLQELFGKFSDEFIQNIHNAKDEQQILNILINS encoded by the coding sequence ATGATCACACAGCTAACTAACGTCAACTTAATTAATAACAACCTTCAAGCGAAAAATAAAAAAGAACTGTTTGAAGAATTGGCAGGCATGTTATTTGAGAACAAGCGAATCAGCAGTAAAGAAGCCTTCTTGGCAGACATCGAAGTTCGTGAATCTCAAAGCATTACCTCAATGGACGGCATTGCTTACCCACACTCAAAAAGCAAGGCAGTCACTGAACCCGCAATTGCTGTCGGTGTTAAGCGTGAAGGTATCGAGTATGGCGATGACGACGGCATTAACCCAACCGTACTTTTTATGATTGCATCACCAGATAACGGTGCTGACCATCATATTTATGTACTACAAGAACTATTTGGAAAATTCAGCGATGAATTTATTCAAAATATCCATAACGCAAAAGACGAACAACAAATCCTTAATATTTTAATTAATTCATAA
- the manA gene encoding mannose-6-phosphate isomerase, class I produces MSDFSLANDSFVQRFFYPMTNVIQNYAWGSPSSFSQLFGIDNQSGEPQAEIWMGAHPNGCSMVNNNGQQTTLSSLISQNLNLFLSEKVASRFGELPYLFKVLAAEKALSVQVHPNKQQAESGYALEEQQGIPMTAGNRNYKDANHKPELVYALTDYTAMNGFRSIDEILEHFHYLDIPELHSMINDLAGDQTPNGLACFFASLLSLEGEQKGMALTMLLMKAKLSDTPVFQLISELEQQYPGDVGLFAPLLLNVITLKPGQAMYLDAETPHAYIKGTGLEIMANSDNVLRAGLTPKYMDINELVSCTQFNEKPADRLLLSPVEQGDVMEYQIPVEDFKFSIVQNSHKREITTEGAEILLPLDESMVLTHQCGETCVIEKGQSVFIPAYAESYKLDCVGRVARAYS; encoded by the coding sequence ATGTCTGATTTTTCTTTAGCGAACGACTCGTTCGTACAACGCTTTTTCTACCCTATGACTAATGTGATTCAAAACTACGCATGGGGTAGCCCTTCTTCGTTTAGCCAACTGTTTGGTATTGATAACCAATCTGGCGAGCCGCAAGCGGAGATCTGGATGGGCGCTCACCCCAATGGTTGTTCTATGGTGAACAATAACGGGCAGCAGACCACCCTATCGAGCTTGATCTCTCAGAACCTAAACCTGTTTCTAAGTGAGAAAGTGGCGAGTCGTTTTGGTGAGCTGCCGTATCTGTTTAAGGTATTAGCAGCAGAGAAAGCGCTCTCAGTTCAAGTACACCCGAATAAGCAACAAGCGGAATCTGGGTATGCACTCGAAGAGCAGCAAGGCATTCCAATGACGGCGGGCAACCGTAACTACAAAGATGCCAATCACAAGCCAGAACTGGTGTATGCCCTAACCGACTACACGGCGATGAATGGTTTTAGGTCGATCGACGAGATCCTTGAACATTTCCACTACCTCGATATTCCAGAGCTGCATTCGATGATCAACGATTTAGCGGGCGATCAAACACCGAATGGATTAGCGTGCTTTTTCGCAAGCCTGTTGTCTTTGGAAGGCGAACAAAAAGGAATGGCACTCACCATGTTGTTGATGAAGGCGAAGCTTTCAGATACACCTGTGTTCCAGTTGATTTCAGAGTTGGAACAACAGTATCCGGGTGATGTCGGCCTGTTTGCCCCGCTGCTATTGAATGTGATCACCCTAAAGCCAGGGCAAGCCATGTATTTGGATGCCGAAACGCCCCACGCTTACATCAAAGGGACTGGATTAGAGATCATGGCGAATTCCGATAATGTGCTTCGTGCCGGGTTGACACCTAAGTACATGGATATCAATGAACTAGTCTCTTGTACTCAATTCAATGAAAAACCTGCGGATAGGTTACTGCTAAGCCCAGTTGAGCAAGGTGATGTAATGGAATACCAAATTCCCGTCGAGGATTTTAAGTTCTCTATCGTCCAGAATTCTCATAAGAGAGAGATCACTACTGAGGGCGCAGAGATCTTGCTGCCGCTCGATGAATCCATGGTGCTCACCCATCAATGCGGTGAAACCTGTGTGATAGAGAAAGGCCAATCGGTTTTCATTCCCGCTTATGCTGAGAGTTACAAACTGGATTGTGTTGGGCGTGTTGCACGCGCTTACAGTTAG
- a CDS encoding PTS fructose transporter subunit IIABC: MITTLINQDLIKLSLSANSKEDVFKELIDVLYAQGRISDKTQFLADIKAREAQGNTGFEEGIALPHAKSSAVIKPAVVIGVHKQGIDYGADDGQPSKLFFMIASPDGGDNHHIEVLAELSSKLIEEGFIESFMNANSEQAALELLLTKPEPSTTETNVEKQGFIIGVTGCPAGVAHTYLAAEALEKGAAALGYDIKVETNGSIGVKNSPTQEEIERADAIVVACDKQVDMARFAGKRVISTNVKAPIKDAQGLIKQALNAPSYQAEQAPTNQSVVEKASQARSDLYRYLMNGVSHMIPFVVTGGLLIALALAIGGEPSESGMAIPAGSMWNQILEVGVVAFTLMIPILAGYIAYAIADRPALTPGLIGGWIANNGSFYGADAGTGFIGAIIAGLLVGYFVKWITSFNYHKFVQPLVPIMIAPITGSLFIAGLFIFVIGAPIAGLMDALTALLTSMSTGNVVLLGIVLGGMAGFDMGGPFNKVAFLFSVGMIASGQTQFMGAMACAIPVAPLGMAIATRLGRKFDLFESSEIEAGKAAGAMGLVGISEGAIPFAAQDPMSVIPANVLGSMTAAVMAFSFGITNSVAHGGPVVALLGAMNYPLLALLCMASGAGVTAVTCIALKNLRKAKLTTAAA; encoded by the coding sequence ATGATCACGACATTGATCAATCAAGATTTGATTAAGCTTTCGCTTAGCGCTAATTCAAAAGAAGACGTATTTAAAGAGCTAATAGACGTGCTTTATGCACAGGGTCGAATTTCAGATAAAACACAATTTCTTGCCGATATTAAGGCGCGTGAAGCACAAGGTAATACTGGCTTTGAAGAAGGTATCGCCCTTCCACACGCGAAAAGTAGCGCGGTAATCAAACCCGCGGTTGTGATCGGCGTCCACAAGCAGGGCATCGACTACGGCGCAGATGACGGTCAGCCATCCAAACTCTTTTTTATGATTGCCTCTCCAGATGGCGGCGATAACCATCACATCGAAGTTCTAGCAGAGCTTTCTTCAAAACTGATTGAAGAAGGCTTTATCGAAAGCTTCATGAATGCCAACTCAGAACAAGCGGCGTTGGAACTACTGCTTACTAAACCTGAACCATCAACAACCGAAACCAACGTTGAGAAGCAAGGCTTCATCATTGGTGTTACAGGTTGCCCTGCAGGCGTTGCACACACTTATTTGGCAGCAGAAGCACTAGAGAAAGGCGCGGCGGCACTTGGTTACGACATCAAGGTCGAAACCAACGGTTCTATTGGTGTTAAAAACAGCCCAACTCAAGAAGAGATCGAACGTGCTGACGCGATTGTCGTGGCTTGTGACAAGCAGGTCGACATGGCGCGCTTTGCGGGAAAACGCGTCATCAGCACCAACGTAAAAGCACCAATCAAAGACGCGCAAGGTTTGATCAAACAAGCACTCAACGCGCCAAGCTATCAAGCAGAACAAGCTCCAACCAACCAATCTGTTGTAGAAAAAGCCTCACAAGCGCGTTCAGACCTTTACCGTTACTTGATGAATGGCGTATCACACATGATCCCATTCGTAGTAACTGGCGGTCTTTTGATTGCGCTTGCACTGGCCATTGGCGGCGAGCCAAGTGAATCCGGCATGGCGATTCCTGCGGGCAGCATGTGGAACCAAATTCTAGAAGTGGGCGTGGTTGCCTTCACCCTAATGATCCCAATCTTGGCTGGCTACATTGCTTACGCTATTGCTGACCGCCCTGCCCTAACTCCTGGCCTTATCGGTGGTTGGATTGCCAACAACGGCTCTTTCTACGGCGCTGACGCAGGTACAGGCTTCATTGGCGCAATCATCGCAGGTCTATTAGTGGGTTACTTCGTTAAGTGGATTACCTCGTTTAACTACCACAAATTCGTTCAACCGCTTGTGCCTATCATGATCGCTCCGATCACTGGTTCTCTATTCATCGCGGGTCTGTTCATCTTTGTTATCGGCGCGCCAATCGCTGGGCTGATGGATGCTCTTACTGCACTGCTAACGAGCATGAGTACAGGCAACGTGGTTCTGCTAGGCATCGTACTGGGTGGTATGGCTGGTTTCGATATGGGCGGCCCATTCAACAAGGTGGCATTCCTATTCTCAGTCGGCATGATTGCCAGCGGTCAAACTCAATTCATGGGTGCGATGGCGTGTGCAATCCCTGTTGCTCCACTGGGTATGGCTATCGCAACCAGACTTGGCCGTAAGTTCGACCTATTCGAATCTTCTGAAATCGAAGCGGGTAAGGCAGCAGGTGCGATGGGCTTGGTGGGCATCTCTGAAGGTGCGATTCCTTTCGCAGCTCAAGACCCGATGTCGGTTATCCCTGCCAATGTACTTGGCTCAATGACGGCAGCGGTTATGGCGTTCTCATTTGGTATCACCAATAGCGTTGCTCACGGTGGTCCAGTGGTCGCTTTACTAGGCGCAATGAACTACCCACTGCTGGCACTTCTGTGCATGGCATCAGGTGCGGGTGTGACTGCGGTGACTTGTATCGCGCTTAAAAATCTACGCAAAGCCAAGCTAACGACAGCAGCAGCTTAA
- a CDS encoding helix-turn-helix transcriptional regulator — MIFHDLISSVLNEREPFHNIWFAGDFHTPSAFSYQVNFPRLELVLDGEYINEMESHDRKITNVIAKAGDAIFIPPNCWNKPNWDTDCSVLSMLFGRRQLGLSLVSKRKGEESFYDIQKHSIQTRSGFAIDNILEALSSLARESNKQPMDELLLQALLQYSKSMLDAPVEKSHSRVQDVYQGICIYIQENFHRQITRDSIASRFSISSNHLSRMFRQQGHMTLAEYITRVRVDRAKFMLKKYNFKLNEVAVRCGFKDVNYFCRVFKNRTGRTPTQYRGSI; from the coding sequence ATGATATTTCATGACTTAATCTCCTCGGTGCTAAATGAGAGAGAACCGTTTCATAACATCTGGTTTGCTGGAGATTTTCATACTCCTTCAGCTTTTAGTTATCAGGTGAACTTTCCGCGTTTAGAGTTGGTTCTAGACGGAGAGTATATTAATGAAATGGAAAGTCATGATCGCAAGATAACTAACGTTATTGCCAAAGCCGGAGATGCGATTTTCATTCCGCCTAACTGCTGGAATAAGCCTAATTGGGATACCGATTGTTCTGTGTTGAGCATGTTGTTTGGGCGTCGTCAGCTTGGTTTAAGTTTGGTGAGTAAGCGCAAAGGGGAAGAGAGTTTCTATGATATTCAAAAGCACAGTATTCAGACTCGATCTGGGTTTGCGATTGATAACATTCTAGAGGCGCTTAGCTCACTAGCAAGAGAGAGCAACAAGCAGCCTATGGATGAGTTATTGCTACAGGCTCTACTGCAATACAGTAAGTCGATGTTGGATGCGCCGGTCGAGAAGTCTCACAGCCGAGTGCAGGATGTGTATCAGGGAATTTGTATCTACATTCAAGAGAACTTCCATCGCCAAATAACCCGAGACAGCATTGCCTCACGCTTTAGTATTTCATCCAATCACTTGTCACGAATGTTCCGCCAGCAGGGCCATATGACGCTGGCAGAATACATCACACGCGTGCGAGTCGACCGTGCCAAGTTCATGCTCAAAAAGTACAACTTCAAGCTCAATGAAGTGGCGGTGCGTTGTGGCTTCAAGGACGTGAATTACTTTTGTCGAGTGTTCAAAAATCGAACAGGAAGAACACCGACACAATATCGTGGGTCAATCTAA